In Phyllopteryx taeniolatus isolate TA_2022b chromosome 22, UOR_Ptae_1.2, whole genome shotgun sequence, one DNA window encodes the following:
- the magi2a gene encoding membrane-associated guanylate kinase, WW and PDZ domain-containing protein 2a isoform X1 encodes MSRSLKRRTHHWSNRVHESVLGRNAEGQLASLELLSGGAEHGHFPIVGELPPGGAPCLSGSLRPGELLLEVNDTPVAGLTSRDVMAVMRHSKEPVRLKCVKQGGVIDKDLCRYLNLRFQKGSVDHELQQIIRDNLYLRTIPCTTRHPKEGEVPGVDYNFVSVRRFMELEKSGALLESGTYEDNFYGTPKPPVEPAAPSLNVTERLLLLPGARPSSEGKRKRNKSVSDMEKASVEPPEEEEEERAGAVIVNGNGIALTPESSEHEDKSPPGDALADAPAEADPGRSPKSDVLPKLEESEDLGPLPDNWEMAYTEKGEVYFIDHNTKTTSWLDPRLAKKAKPPEECKEDELPYGWEKIDDPIYGSYYVDHINRRTQFENPVLEAKRRLQQEQQMQSQGLSSLPLPAIFRVQDGGPRATLPRSSAVHPGLAPERCRSLTDLSSRSPPAARRPASPFAAADVSPLRHVLTRRINMSPRHHHHHQHHRRHPRAHRSPSPLCRFVKKPLFTRDPTQLKGSFLSTALHKSNMGFGFTIIGGDEPDEFLQVKSVIPEGPAAADAKMATGDVIVYIDDVCVLGTTHADVVKLFQSVPIGQSVTLVLCRGYPLPYEPDDNDANSAAIISPLGIVEQRPLMANGRPGYDNYLDYISRTARFAPDASQDHQRPPDAHLDTPDAVSVASQGELLTLTLVKGGDGFGFTIADGAAGQRVKQVLESGGCPGVSEGDLIVEINKQAVLGFTHAQVVEMLKECAVGTETCLVVQRPAPGHFSPRKSCKQVSEQRETPRGPSSPARTCLSAPVMSRSAPYPNRNHHPKRQHRVLHRASVPDSAPEALTLSEAEPLGLYEKSGTIFESRQSGPPRTTFPADSSSGSEYQDMEVNLRRQKSGFGFRVLGGDEAGQPVSPETREKILIGAIIEKSPADLDGRLRPGDELLFVDGVPVVGKPHRYVIDLMHGAARNGQVNMVIRRRRQGPGDSCQENGRHSGSVSTQHSSPRSDLTYANSAGVAAPADGGSPTTAQPSDVLIHRKESEGFGFVIISSLNRPEAPSVNPVPHRIGRIIEGSPADRCAKMKVGDRILAVNGQSIVNMPHGDIVKLIKDAGLSVTLRMIPQEAEVSHPPSAPTPEKQSPLAQQRSPKTQLPSAVSSQPGPGAPESGRSDAKAHRSPGSGQLPAPPTQTYTNEGSYRSEVKARQDVKPDVRQPPFTDYRQPPVDYRHPPVADYRQPPTPDYRHPPLLDYRPQFAIPDYRVPPVQLSQDFDFFTVELEKSVKGFGFSIRGGREYKMDLFVLRLAEDGPALRNGRMRVGDQIIEINGESTWDMTHGRAIELIKSGGRRVRLLLKRGTGQVPEYDNGATRDARPSASPSLPEVAAPPDGLSAPAASVGSDGGRSAREGRVGEERRAVRGRSTERIPRESGFPATPAVHANGKSGPGPEPGRESAAGKSAVSPGPWKIPGSDKLPSALRAGTSGR; translated from the exons GCACCACCAGGCACCCCAAGGAAGGAGAGGTCCCCGGGGTGGACTATAATTTCGTAAGCGTCCGGCGCTTTATGGAATTGGAGAAAAGTGGAGCCTTGCTTGAGAGTGGAACCTATGAAG ATAACTTTTACGGCACGCCCAAGCCTCCCGTCGAGCCTGCTGCGCCGTCGCTAAATGTAACGGAGCGGCTGCTGCTGCTACCGGGCGCCAGACCCAGCTCGGAGGGCAAGCGCAAGCGCAACAAGTCGGTCAGCGACATGGAGAAGGCCAGCGTCGAGCCcccggaggaggaggaagaggagagggcCGGCGCTGTCATCGTCAACGGCAACGGCATCGCCCTCACGCCAG AGTCGAGCGAACATGAGGACAAGAGCCCCCCCGGCGACGCTTTGGCCGACGCCCCGGCCGAGGCGGACCCCGGCCGGTCCCCGAAAAGCGACGTCCTCCCCAAGCTGGAGGAGAGCGAGGATCTGGGCCCGCTACCCGACAACTGGGAGATGGCGTACACGGAGAAGGGAGAAGTCTACTTCATAGA CCACAACACGAAGACCACGTCGTGGTTGGACCCGAGGCTCGCCAAGAAGGCCAAGCCGCCCGAGGAGTGCAAAGAGGACG AGCTTCCGTATGGCTGGGAGAAAATCGACGACCCCATTTACGGCAGCTACTATGTGGA CCACATAAACAGGAGGACCCAGTTTGAGAATCCGGTTCTGGAGGCCAAGAGGCGACTCCAGCAGGAGCAGCAGATGCAAAGTCAGGGGCTCTCCTCGCTCCCGCTTCCCGCCATCTTCAGAG TACAAGATGGCGGCCCCCGTGCCACCCTCCCCAGATCCTCCGCCGTCCACCCGGGCCTGGCGCCGGAGCGCTGCCGCAGCCTGACCGATCTGTCGTCCCGCTCGCCGCCCGCGGCACGGCGCCCGGCCTCACCTTTCGCCGCCGCCGACGTCTCCCCGTTGCGCCACGTGCTGACCCGGCGGATCAACATGAGCccccgccaccaccaccaccatcaacaCCACCGCCGCCACCCGCGTGCCCACCGTAGCCCCTCTCCTTTGTGCCGTTTCGTCA AGAAGCCGCTGTTCACGCGCGACCCCACGCAGCTGAAAGGCAGCTTCCTGTCCACGGCGCTGCACAAGAGCAACATGGGCTTCGGCTTCACCATCATCGGCGGCGACGAGCCCGACGAGTTCCTGCAGGTGAAGAGCGTCATACCCGAGGGGCCGGCCGCCGCCGACGCCAAGATGGCCACAG GCGACGTGATCGTATACATCGATGACGTGTGCGTGCTGGGCACCACCCACGCCGACGTGGTCAAACTCTTCCAGTCGGTGCCCATCGGGCAGAGCGTGACGCTGGTGCTGTGTCGCGGTTACCCGCTGCCCTACGAGCCCGACGACAACGACGCCAACAGCGCCGCCATCATCTCCCCGCTGGGCATCGTGGAGCAGCGCCCACTCATGGCGAACGGGCGCCCCGGTTACGACAACTACCTGGACTACATCTCCCGCACGGCCCGGTTCGCCCCGGACGCGAGTCAGGATCACCAGCGGCCGCCGGACGCCCACCTGGACACCCCGGACGCCGTCTCGGTGGCATCTCAAGGCGAGTTGCTGACGCTGACCCTGGTGAAGGGCGGCGACGGCTTCGGGTTCACCATCGCCGACGGCGCCGCGGGGCAGCGCGTCAAGCAGGTTCTGGAGTCCGGGGGGTGCCCGGGGGTCAGCGAGGGCGACCTGATCGTGGAGATCAACAAGCAGGCGGTGCTGGGCTTCACGCACGCCCAAGTGGTGGAGATGCTCAAGGAGTGCGCCGTGGGCACCGAGACGTGTCTGGTGGTGCAGAGACCCGCGCCAG GTCACTTTTCGCCGCGGAAGAGCTGCAAGCAG GTGTCGGAGCAGCGGGAGACCCCCCGGGGCCCGAGCAGCCCGGCTCGGACCTGCCTGTCGGCCCCCGTTATGTCCCGCAGCGCCCCCTACCCGAACCGCAACCACCACCCGAAACGGCAGCACCGAGTCCTCCACAGAGCCTCGGTGCCGGACTCGGCCCCCGAGGCTCTGACGCTGTCCGAAGCCGAGCCGTTGGGCCTGTATGAGAAGTCCGGGACAATCTTTGAGAGTAGGC AATCGGGCCCCCCGAGGACGACTTTTCCCGCAGATTCCTCCTCGG GGTCGGAGTACCAGGACATGGAGGTGAACTTGCGGCGGCAGAAGTCCGGCTTCGGGTTCAGGGTCCTGGGCGGGGACGAGGCGGGCCAGCCTGTGAGTCCGGAGACACGTGAGAAG ATCTTGATCGGCGCCATCATCGAGAAGAGCCCGGCGGACCTGGACGGGCGTCTGCGGCCCGGCGACGAGCTCCTCTTCGTGGACGGCGTTCCCGTGGTGGGCAAGCCGCATCGCTACGTCATCGACCTGATGCACGGAGCGGCGCGCAACGGACAGGTCAACATGGTCATCAGGAGGCGGAGGCAGGGCCCAG GCGACTCCTGTCAGGAGAACGGCCGCCACTCGGGCTCGGTTTCCACGCAGCACAGCTCGCCGCGCAGCGACCTGACGTACGCTAACAGCGCCGGCGTGGCCGCCCCCGCCGACGGGGGGTCGCCCACGACCGCCCAACCCAGCGACGTCCTCATCCACCGGAAGGAGAGCGAAGGCTTCGGGTTCGTCATCATCAGCTCGCTCAACCGGCCCGAGGCGCCCTCCGTCAACC CGGTGCCGCACAGGATCGGGCGCATCATCGAGGGCAGCCCGGCCGACCGCTGCGCCAAGATGAAGGTGGGCGATCGCATCCTGGCCGTCAACGGCCAGTCCATCGTCAACATGCCGCACGGCGACATCGTCAAGCTCATCAAGGACGCCGGCCTCAGCGTCACCCTGAGGATGATCCCGCAGGAAG CGGAAGTGAGCCACCCGCCGTCGGCGCCCACCCCGGAGAAGCAGAGCCCGCTGGCGCAGCAGCGGAGTCCCAAGACGCAGCTCCCCTCTGCCGTCAGCTCGCAGCCCGGCCCGGGCGCCCCCGAGTCGGGCCGGTCCGACGCCAAAGCCCACCGCAGCCCCGGCAGCGGCCAGCTGCCTGCACCCCCGACGCAGACGTACACCAACGAGGGGAG TTACAGATCAGAGGTGAAAGCCCGACAGGACGTGAAACCGGACGTCCGCCAGCCGCCGTTCACCGACTACCGTCAGCCGCCCGTGGACTACCGGCACCCCCCTGTGGCCGACTACCGCCAGCCGCCCACGCCGGACTACCGGCACCCGCCCCTCTTGGACTACCGGCCGCAGTTCGCCATCCCGGACTACCGGGTGCCGCCGGTGCAG CTCTCGCAGGACTTCGACTTCTTCACGGTGGAGCTGGAGAAGAGCGTCAAGGGTTTCGGCTTCAGCATCCGCGGCGGTCGGGAGTACAAGATGGATCTGTTTGTCCTCAGGCTGGCGGAGGACGGCCCGGCGTTACGCAACGGCAGGATGAGG GTGGGCGACCAGATCATCGAGATCAACGGTGAGAGCACGTGGGACATGACGCACGGCCGCGCCATCGAGCTGATCAAGTCGGGCGGCAGGCGGGTGCGCCTCCTCCTAAAGCGGGGCACGGGCCAGGTCCCCGAGTACG ACAATGGCGCCACACGGGACGCTCGCCCTTCAGCCTCTCCAAGCCTGCCGGAAGTAGCCGCGCCGCCCGACGGCCTTTCGGCGCCGGCGGCGAGCGTCGGGAGCGACGGCGGCAGGTCCGCCCGCGAGGGTCGCGTGGGCGAGGAGCGCAGAGCCGTGCGAGGACGCTCCACCGAGAGAATTCCCAGAGAAAGCGGCTTTCCCGCCACTCCCGCTGTGCATGCGAACGGGAAGAGCGGGCCGGGCCCGGAGCCCGGGCGGGAATCGGCGGCCGGGAAGTCCGCCGTCTCTCCGGGGCCCTGGAAGATCCCCGGATCGGACAAGCTTCCCAGCGCGCTGCGGGCGGGAACGTCAGGCAGATAA
- the magi2a gene encoding membrane-associated guanylate kinase, WW and PDZ domain-containing protein 2a isoform X2, with the protein MSRSLKRRTHHWSNRVHESVLGRNAEGQLASLELLSGGAEHGHFPIVGELPPGGAPCLSGSLRPGELLLEVNDTPVAGLTSRDVMAVMRHSKEPVRLKCVKQGGVIDKDLCRYLNLRFQKGSVDHELQQIIRDNLYLRTIPCTTRHPKEGEVPGVDYNFVSVRRFMELEKSGALLESGTYEDNFYGTPKPPVEPAAPSLNVTERLLLLPGARPSSEGKRKRNKSVSDMEKASVEPPEEEEEERAGAVIVNGNGIALTPESSEHEDKSPPGDALADAPAEADPGRSPKSDVLPKLEESEDLGPLPDNWEMAYTEKGEVYFIDHNTKTTSWLDPRLAKKAKPPEECKEDELPYGWEKIDDPIYGSYYVDHINRRTQFENPVLEAKRRLQQEQQMQSQGLSSLPLPAIFRVQDGGPRATLPRSSAVHPGLAPERCRSLTDLSSRSPPAARRPASPFAAADVSPLRHVLTRRINMSPRHHHHHQHHRRHPRAHRSPSPLCRFVKKPLFTRDPTQLKGSFLSTALHKSNMGFGFTIIGGDEPDEFLQVKSVIPEGPAAADAKMATGDVIVYIDDVCVLGTTHADVVKLFQSVPIGQSVTLVLCRGYPLPYEPDDNDANSAAIISPLGIVEQRPLMANGRPGYDNYLDYISRTARFAPDASQDHQRPPDAHLDTPDAVSVASQGELLTLTLVKGGDGFGFTIADGAAGQRVKQVLESGGCPGVSEGDLIVEINKQAVLGFTHAQVVEMLKECAVGTETCLVVQRPAPGHFSPRKSCKQVSEQRETPRGPSSPARTCLSAPVMSRSAPYPNRNHHPKRQHRVLHRASVPDSAPEALTLSEAEPLGLYEKSGTIFESRQSGPPRTTFPADSSSGSEYQDMEVNLRRQKSGFGFRVLGGDEAGQPILIGAIIEKSPADLDGRLRPGDELLFVDGVPVVGKPHRYVIDLMHGAARNGQVNMVIRRRRQGPGDSCQENGRHSGSVSTQHSSPRSDLTYANSAGVAAPADGGSPTTAQPSDVLIHRKESEGFGFVIISSLNRPEAPSVNPVPHRIGRIIEGSPADRCAKMKVGDRILAVNGQSIVNMPHGDIVKLIKDAGLSVTLRMIPQEAEVSHPPSAPTPEKQSPLAQQRSPKTQLPSAVSSQPGPGAPESGRSDAKAHRSPGSGQLPAPPTQTYTNEGSYRSEVKARQDVKPDVRQPPFTDYRQPPVDYRHPPVADYRQPPTPDYRHPPLLDYRPQFAIPDYRVPPVQLSQDFDFFTVELEKSVKGFGFSIRGGREYKMDLFVLRLAEDGPALRNGRMRVGDQIIEINGESTWDMTHGRAIELIKSGGRRVRLLLKRGTGQVPEYDNGATRDARPSASPSLPEVAAPPDGLSAPAASVGSDGGRSAREGRVGEERRAVRGRSTERIPRESGFPATPAVHANGKSGPGPEPGRESAAGKSAVSPGPWKIPGSDKLPSALRAGTSGR; encoded by the exons GCACCACCAGGCACCCCAAGGAAGGAGAGGTCCCCGGGGTGGACTATAATTTCGTAAGCGTCCGGCGCTTTATGGAATTGGAGAAAAGTGGAGCCTTGCTTGAGAGTGGAACCTATGAAG ATAACTTTTACGGCACGCCCAAGCCTCCCGTCGAGCCTGCTGCGCCGTCGCTAAATGTAACGGAGCGGCTGCTGCTGCTACCGGGCGCCAGACCCAGCTCGGAGGGCAAGCGCAAGCGCAACAAGTCGGTCAGCGACATGGAGAAGGCCAGCGTCGAGCCcccggaggaggaggaagaggagagggcCGGCGCTGTCATCGTCAACGGCAACGGCATCGCCCTCACGCCAG AGTCGAGCGAACATGAGGACAAGAGCCCCCCCGGCGACGCTTTGGCCGACGCCCCGGCCGAGGCGGACCCCGGCCGGTCCCCGAAAAGCGACGTCCTCCCCAAGCTGGAGGAGAGCGAGGATCTGGGCCCGCTACCCGACAACTGGGAGATGGCGTACACGGAGAAGGGAGAAGTCTACTTCATAGA CCACAACACGAAGACCACGTCGTGGTTGGACCCGAGGCTCGCCAAGAAGGCCAAGCCGCCCGAGGAGTGCAAAGAGGACG AGCTTCCGTATGGCTGGGAGAAAATCGACGACCCCATTTACGGCAGCTACTATGTGGA CCACATAAACAGGAGGACCCAGTTTGAGAATCCGGTTCTGGAGGCCAAGAGGCGACTCCAGCAGGAGCAGCAGATGCAAAGTCAGGGGCTCTCCTCGCTCCCGCTTCCCGCCATCTTCAGAG TACAAGATGGCGGCCCCCGTGCCACCCTCCCCAGATCCTCCGCCGTCCACCCGGGCCTGGCGCCGGAGCGCTGCCGCAGCCTGACCGATCTGTCGTCCCGCTCGCCGCCCGCGGCACGGCGCCCGGCCTCACCTTTCGCCGCCGCCGACGTCTCCCCGTTGCGCCACGTGCTGACCCGGCGGATCAACATGAGCccccgccaccaccaccaccatcaacaCCACCGCCGCCACCCGCGTGCCCACCGTAGCCCCTCTCCTTTGTGCCGTTTCGTCA AGAAGCCGCTGTTCACGCGCGACCCCACGCAGCTGAAAGGCAGCTTCCTGTCCACGGCGCTGCACAAGAGCAACATGGGCTTCGGCTTCACCATCATCGGCGGCGACGAGCCCGACGAGTTCCTGCAGGTGAAGAGCGTCATACCCGAGGGGCCGGCCGCCGCCGACGCCAAGATGGCCACAG GCGACGTGATCGTATACATCGATGACGTGTGCGTGCTGGGCACCACCCACGCCGACGTGGTCAAACTCTTCCAGTCGGTGCCCATCGGGCAGAGCGTGACGCTGGTGCTGTGTCGCGGTTACCCGCTGCCCTACGAGCCCGACGACAACGACGCCAACAGCGCCGCCATCATCTCCCCGCTGGGCATCGTGGAGCAGCGCCCACTCATGGCGAACGGGCGCCCCGGTTACGACAACTACCTGGACTACATCTCCCGCACGGCCCGGTTCGCCCCGGACGCGAGTCAGGATCACCAGCGGCCGCCGGACGCCCACCTGGACACCCCGGACGCCGTCTCGGTGGCATCTCAAGGCGAGTTGCTGACGCTGACCCTGGTGAAGGGCGGCGACGGCTTCGGGTTCACCATCGCCGACGGCGCCGCGGGGCAGCGCGTCAAGCAGGTTCTGGAGTCCGGGGGGTGCCCGGGGGTCAGCGAGGGCGACCTGATCGTGGAGATCAACAAGCAGGCGGTGCTGGGCTTCACGCACGCCCAAGTGGTGGAGATGCTCAAGGAGTGCGCCGTGGGCACCGAGACGTGTCTGGTGGTGCAGAGACCCGCGCCAG GTCACTTTTCGCCGCGGAAGAGCTGCAAGCAG GTGTCGGAGCAGCGGGAGACCCCCCGGGGCCCGAGCAGCCCGGCTCGGACCTGCCTGTCGGCCCCCGTTATGTCCCGCAGCGCCCCCTACCCGAACCGCAACCACCACCCGAAACGGCAGCACCGAGTCCTCCACAGAGCCTCGGTGCCGGACTCGGCCCCCGAGGCTCTGACGCTGTCCGAAGCCGAGCCGTTGGGCCTGTATGAGAAGTCCGGGACAATCTTTGAGAGTAGGC AATCGGGCCCCCCGAGGACGACTTTTCCCGCAGATTCCTCCTCGG GGTCGGAGTACCAGGACATGGAGGTGAACTTGCGGCGGCAGAAGTCCGGCTTCGGGTTCAGGGTCCTGGGCGGGGACGAGGCGGGCCAGCCT ATCTTGATCGGCGCCATCATCGAGAAGAGCCCGGCGGACCTGGACGGGCGTCTGCGGCCCGGCGACGAGCTCCTCTTCGTGGACGGCGTTCCCGTGGTGGGCAAGCCGCATCGCTACGTCATCGACCTGATGCACGGAGCGGCGCGCAACGGACAGGTCAACATGGTCATCAGGAGGCGGAGGCAGGGCCCAG GCGACTCCTGTCAGGAGAACGGCCGCCACTCGGGCTCGGTTTCCACGCAGCACAGCTCGCCGCGCAGCGACCTGACGTACGCTAACAGCGCCGGCGTGGCCGCCCCCGCCGACGGGGGGTCGCCCACGACCGCCCAACCCAGCGACGTCCTCATCCACCGGAAGGAGAGCGAAGGCTTCGGGTTCGTCATCATCAGCTCGCTCAACCGGCCCGAGGCGCCCTCCGTCAACC CGGTGCCGCACAGGATCGGGCGCATCATCGAGGGCAGCCCGGCCGACCGCTGCGCCAAGATGAAGGTGGGCGATCGCATCCTGGCCGTCAACGGCCAGTCCATCGTCAACATGCCGCACGGCGACATCGTCAAGCTCATCAAGGACGCCGGCCTCAGCGTCACCCTGAGGATGATCCCGCAGGAAG CGGAAGTGAGCCACCCGCCGTCGGCGCCCACCCCGGAGAAGCAGAGCCCGCTGGCGCAGCAGCGGAGTCCCAAGACGCAGCTCCCCTCTGCCGTCAGCTCGCAGCCCGGCCCGGGCGCCCCCGAGTCGGGCCGGTCCGACGCCAAAGCCCACCGCAGCCCCGGCAGCGGCCAGCTGCCTGCACCCCCGACGCAGACGTACACCAACGAGGGGAG TTACAGATCAGAGGTGAAAGCCCGACAGGACGTGAAACCGGACGTCCGCCAGCCGCCGTTCACCGACTACCGTCAGCCGCCCGTGGACTACCGGCACCCCCCTGTGGCCGACTACCGCCAGCCGCCCACGCCGGACTACCGGCACCCGCCCCTCTTGGACTACCGGCCGCAGTTCGCCATCCCGGACTACCGGGTGCCGCCGGTGCAG CTCTCGCAGGACTTCGACTTCTTCACGGTGGAGCTGGAGAAGAGCGTCAAGGGTTTCGGCTTCAGCATCCGCGGCGGTCGGGAGTACAAGATGGATCTGTTTGTCCTCAGGCTGGCGGAGGACGGCCCGGCGTTACGCAACGGCAGGATGAGG GTGGGCGACCAGATCATCGAGATCAACGGTGAGAGCACGTGGGACATGACGCACGGCCGCGCCATCGAGCTGATCAAGTCGGGCGGCAGGCGGGTGCGCCTCCTCCTAAAGCGGGGCACGGGCCAGGTCCCCGAGTACG ACAATGGCGCCACACGGGACGCTCGCCCTTCAGCCTCTCCAAGCCTGCCGGAAGTAGCCGCGCCGCCCGACGGCCTTTCGGCGCCGGCGGCGAGCGTCGGGAGCGACGGCGGCAGGTCCGCCCGCGAGGGTCGCGTGGGCGAGGAGCGCAGAGCCGTGCGAGGACGCTCCACCGAGAGAATTCCCAGAGAAAGCGGCTTTCCCGCCACTCCCGCTGTGCATGCGAACGGGAAGAGCGGGCCGGGCCCGGAGCCCGGGCGGGAATCGGCGGCCGGGAAGTCCGCCGTCTCTCCGGGGCCCTGGAAGATCCCCGGATCGGACAAGCTTCCCAGCGCGCTGCGGGCGGGAACGTCAGGCAGATAA